GGCCAGAATCGCGGGCGTCGCAGTCCCACGCGGATTCTTGGACAGGCTCCTAGAGCCCGTGCGGAAGCCCATGTGGAACTGCGCCGCCGCGCCTCGCCTCCGCCGCGCTGACACCGGCGAGGCCGCCCACGAGGACTCCCCTATGGCGCAGGCGGGGCCTCCGTGCGGAGGTGGCAGGTGTCGTTGAGCGACACAACGGTAAAGTCGTCGCCTTCGGCCTCGAAGACGTTGATGGCACAGGTGTCCTGCCGAAGTCGCCAGAAGCGGTCGTTGCCCAGCCCCATCACCGCCAGCAGGAGGATGCGGTTGATGACCGTGTGGCCGACGAGCACGATGGTTGCCCCGTCGTGGCAGGCGGCCAGTTCCCTGACGGTGGCCAGGCCGCGGGAGCGCAGGTCGTCGAGTGTCTCGCCGCCAGGGATTCGGGCCCGATGCGGCGCCTCATACCAGTGGCGGGCAATCTCCGGCCAGCGCTGGCGGACCTCGTCCGGCGTCAGACCCTGCCAGTCGCCGTAATGGATGTCCAAGAGGCCAGAATGAGGCTGGATGGGCAAGCCGAAGTGCCTGGCGATGGCCTCGGCGGTCTTCAGCGCCCGGCTCAAGGGGCTGGAGTAGACGGCGGCGGGCCGCCACTCGGCGGCGACGCGCCGCCCGGTCGCCTCGGCCTGAGCGAGGCCGGCATCGTTCAGCGGCACGTCGGCCCGCCCGCGGAAGCGTTCCACCCGGTTCCATTCCGTCTGGCCGTGTCTGACGAGGATCATCCGTGTCACTTGTCGGCTCCAAGCTGGGTGCCAGTGGCGCAACGACTGGGTTGCAGGATAGCAGGATGTCGTGGCGGTTTCAACCCTGTGGGGCCAGTGGGGCTCGGGCCAGAAGCCTGCGCGATGCAGAGAAAGGCGCTTGAAAGGCCACGGCCATCGGCCTATACTGT
The Planctomycetota bacterium DNA segment above includes these coding regions:
- a CDS encoding histidine phosphatase family protein, with translation MILVRHGQTEWNRVERFRGRADVPLNDAGLAQAEATGRRVAAEWRPAAVYSSPLSRALKTAEAIARHFGLPIQPHSGLLDIHYGDWQGLTPDEVRQRWPEIARHWYEAPHRARIPGGETLDDLRSRGLATVRELAACHDGATIVLVGHTVINRILLLAVMGLGNDRFWRLRQDTCAINVFEAEGDDFTVVSLNDTCHLRTEAPPAP